In the Helianthus annuus cultivar XRQ/B chromosome 11, HanXRQr2.0-SUNRISE, whole genome shotgun sequence genome, one interval contains:
- the LOC110879625 gene encoding 60S ribosomal protein L5: MAFVKAQKSRSYFKRFQVKFKRRRQGKTDYRARVRLINQDKNKYNTPKYRYVVRFSNKDITAQIISATIAGDIVLASAYAHELPHYGLKVGLTNYAAAYCTGLLLARRVLKKLEMDEEYQGNVEASGEDYSVEPGESRRPFRALLDVGLIRTTTGNRVFGALKGALDGGLDIPHSEKRFAGFDKDGKSLDADVHRKYIYGGHVATYMNTLMEDEPEKYQTHFSDYIKAGVEPDNLEEIYKKVHEAIRADPSPKKSEKQQPKEHKRYNLKKLTYDERKQKLIERLNALNAAAGANDDDSDEDEE; encoded by the exons ATG GCTTTTGTCAAAGCCCAGAAGTCGAGATCTTACTTCAAGAGGTTTCAAGTAAAGTTCAAGAGAAGGAGAC AGGGTAAGACTGATTACCGTGCTAGGGTTCGGTTGATTAACCAGGACAAAAACAAGTACAACACTCCCAAGTATCGATATGTCGTGCGATTT AGCAACAAGGATATCACTGCACAAATCATTTCTGCAACCATTGCTGGTGATATCGTTCTTGCATCAGCTTATGCTCATGAGCTTCCTCATTACGGTCTCAAAGTTGGTCTTACAAACTATGCTGcag CCTATTGCACTGGGCTTCTTTTGGCTCGCCGAGTGTTGAAGAAGCTTGAAATGGATGAAGAGTACCAAGGAAACGTGGAG GCTAGTGGTGAAGATTATTCTGTTGAACCCGGGGAGAGCAGGAGGCCATTCCGTGCTCTGCTTGATGTTGGTCTTATTCGAACAACCACTGGAAACCGTGTTTTTGGCGCTCTTAAG GGAGCGTTAGATGGAGGTCTCGATATCCCACACAGTGAGAAAAGGTTTGCTGGTTTCGACAAGGACGGAAAAAGTCTCGATGCTGATGTTCACCGCAAGTACATTTATGGAGGGCATGTTGCTACTTACATGAAT ACTTTAATGGAAGATGAACCAGAGAAGTACCAAACTCACTTTTCTGATTACATTAAGGCTGGTGTTGAACCTGATAACCTTGAAGAGATTTACAAAAAGGTTCATGAAGCCATTCGTGCTGACCCGTCTCCTAAGAAGTCTGAGAAGCAGCAACCTAAGGAGCACAAGAG GTACAACCTTAAGAAGCTAACTTATGACGAGAGGAAGCAGAAGCTTATCGAGAGGTTGAATGCTTTGAATGCTGCGGCTGGAGCAAATGATGATGATTCAGACGAAGACGAAGAGTGA